A single region of the Streptomyces virginiae genome encodes:
- a CDS encoding M23 family metallopeptidase, whose protein sequence is MASNLPAPEGIEIQEQPPTAGAWGEWNPTEDSVRPVRGKHRVAKQRGGLARSSTVLGVGVIAAVGAGGIATAQDRPQVAISLPALPDMMTGGKAQQEEDGSGSAAATGERTGIIAQQSAQGPDAGEVLRNRILQQAESQQDAAEAKARADAELAAQQAAAQEAKQKLEEARKAAEEARTQAEAKAKEEAEAKAAEAAAAKAEQERLAQPSGSYSLPTSAYTLTSHYGDSGSMWSSGHHTGLDFAAPTGTPAKAVAAGKITSAGWSGAYGYRIVLELPDGTEIWYCHLSSMSVTSGTVGAGETIGRVGATGNVTGPHLHLEVRKGGSTQDPLAWLNSKGLTV, encoded by the coding sequence GTGGCCTCCAACTTGCCTGCCCCTGAAGGCATCGAGATCCAGGAGCAGCCGCCCACCGCGGGTGCCTGGGGCGAGTGGAATCCCACCGAGGATTCGGTGCGCCCGGTCCGTGGCAAGCACCGGGTCGCCAAGCAGCGCGGGGGACTTGCCCGCAGCTCCACCGTGCTCGGCGTCGGCGTCATCGCGGCGGTCGGCGCCGGCGGCATCGCCACCGCGCAGGACCGGCCCCAGGTCGCGATATCCCTGCCGGCCCTCCCCGACATGATGACCGGGGGCAAGGCCCAGCAGGAGGAGGACGGTTCCGGATCGGCCGCCGCGACGGGCGAGCGGACCGGGATCATCGCGCAGCAGTCCGCCCAGGGCCCGGACGCCGGCGAGGTGCTGCGCAACCGCATCCTCCAGCAGGCCGAGTCCCAGCAGGACGCCGCCGAGGCGAAGGCTCGGGCGGACGCCGAGCTGGCCGCGCAGCAGGCAGCCGCGCAGGAGGCCAAGCAGAAGCTGGAGGAGGCCCGCAAGGCCGCCGAGGAGGCCAGGACACAGGCCGAGGCCAAGGCCAAGGAGGAGGCCGAGGCGAAGGCCGCGGAAGCGGCGGCGGCCAAGGCCGAGCAGGAGCGCCTCGCCCAGCCGTCCGGCAGCTACTCCCTGCCCACCTCCGCCTACACCCTCACCTCGCACTACGGCGACTCCGGCTCCATGTGGTCCTCGGGCCACCACACCGGCCTCGACTTCGCGGCCCCGACCGGGACCCCGGCCAAGGCCGTGGCCGCCGGGAAGATCACCTCGGCCGGCTGGTCCGGCGCGTACGGCTACCGCATCGTGCTGGAGCTCCCGGACGGCACGGAGATCTGGTACTGCCACCTCTCCTCGATGTCGGTGACCTCCGGCACGGTCGGCGCCGGCGAGACCATCGGCCGCGTCGGCGCCACCGGCAACGTCACCGGACCTCATCTCCACCTGGAAGTACGCAAGGGCGGATCGACGCAGGACCCGTTGGCGTGGCTGAACTCCAAGGGCCTGACCGTCTGA
- a CDS encoding PP2C family protein-serine/threonine phosphatase — MVGLGRQGSGAGRAGADGTGRGTGDVTGNGVTRRVVRLLPVVLIAVGMVFDVLTPPSFTGSPFFTAAPLIAAPLFTLWATALTGGLAVCAVFVLHILNGTSWKVEALTELVTVLTVAGLALLINRMVRRSGERLASARGIAEAAQRAVLPKPAERIGGLHVSAWYEAAQADAFIGGDLYAVQETPYGVRLAVGDVRGKGLGAVEAVAVVLGAFREAAETEPTLEALAQRLERALAREGTRRDSLDAVEGFTTCVLGEVPPGAGVLRLLNRGHPEPLLLHANGELAVLAPAEPALPLGMGELGGWPDLVQEWAFPAGTTLLLYTDGLTEARDGAGDFYDPAARLRGRIFPGPQALLSALSSDVRRHTGGGATDDMALLAVGRPGEREPERRRTVPVVPRGDAM; from the coding sequence GTGGTGGGGCTGGGCCGGCAGGGCAGCGGGGCTGGGCGCGCGGGCGCCGACGGCACCGGGCGTGGCACCGGGGACGTCACCGGGAACGGCGTGACCCGTCGCGTGGTCCGGCTGCTGCCGGTCGTGCTGATCGCGGTCGGGATGGTCTTCGACGTGCTGACCCCGCCCAGTTTCACCGGGTCCCCGTTCTTCACCGCGGCCCCGCTGATCGCCGCCCCGCTGTTCACGCTGTGGGCCACGGCGCTGACCGGTGGTCTGGCCGTGTGCGCCGTGTTCGTGCTGCACATCCTCAACGGCACCAGCTGGAAGGTCGAGGCGCTGACCGAGTTGGTGACCGTACTGACCGTCGCCGGGCTGGCGCTCCTGATCAACCGGATGGTGCGGCGCAGCGGTGAGCGGCTCGCCTCGGCGCGCGGGATCGCCGAGGCCGCGCAGCGGGCGGTACTGCCGAAGCCCGCCGAGCGCATCGGGGGGCTGCACGTCTCCGCCTGGTACGAGGCCGCGCAGGCGGACGCCTTCATCGGCGGGGATCTGTACGCGGTCCAGGAGACCCCGTACGGGGTGCGGCTGGCGGTGGGCGACGTACGGGGCAAGGGGCTGGGGGCGGTGGAGGCCGTCGCGGTGGTCCTCGGGGCGTTCCGGGAGGCGGCCGAGACCGAGCCCACGCTGGAGGCGCTGGCGCAGCGGCTGGAGCGGGCGCTGGCCCGTGAGGGCACGCGGCGCGACAGCCTGGACGCGGTGGAGGGGTTCACGACGTGCGTGCTCGGGGAGGTCCCGCCGGGCGCGGGCGTGCTGCGGCTGCTCAACCGGGGTCACCCCGAGCCGCTGCTGCTGCACGCGAACGGGGAGCTGGCGGTCCTCGCCCCGGCGGAGCCGGCCCTGCCGCTCGGCATGGGGGAGCTGGGCGGCTGGCCGGACCTGGTGCAGGAGTGGGCCTTCCCGGCCGGGACCACCCTGCTGCTCTACACGGACGGGCTGACCGAGGCCCGGGACGGCGCGGGGGATTTCTACGATCCGGCGGCCCGGTTGCGGGGGCGGATCTTCCCCGGTCCGCAGGCGCTGCTCAGCGCGCTCAGCAGTGACGTGCGCCGGCACACGGGTGGCGGGGCGACGGACGACATGGCGCTGCTGGCGGTGGGTCGGCCGGGCGAACGGGAGCCGGAGCGGCGGCGGACCGTGCCGGTGGTGCCGCGCGGCGACGCGATGTGA
- a CDS encoding GNAT family N-acetyltransferase, giving the protein MTPVLRTERLLLDPYTPTDEEAFVALFQDTRVSRWMGDGPTSEDEDRALFGRVFSKVYAENLFDVWAVRRDGRLVGHAEIKRTDEVDGHEIIYALAPEAWGAGLGTEIAEAIVAYGFGPLGLTEVHATVADANTASLVLLERIGFTHVRDVREDDGSTTRVLTRPRDPVA; this is encoded by the coding sequence ATGACGCCTGTTCTGCGTACCGAGCGACTGCTCCTCGACCCGTACACCCCGACCGACGAGGAAGCGTTCGTCGCCCTCTTCCAGGACACCCGGGTGTCCCGGTGGATGGGGGACGGTCCCACCTCCGAGGACGAGGACCGGGCGCTCTTCGGGCGGGTCTTCTCCAAGGTGTACGCCGAGAACCTCTTCGACGTGTGGGCCGTGCGCCGGGACGGCCGGCTGGTCGGGCACGCCGAGATCAAGCGCACCGACGAGGTCGACGGCCACGAGATCATCTACGCCTTGGCGCCCGAGGCGTGGGGAGCGGGTCTCGGTACCGAGATCGCCGAGGCGATCGTCGCGTACGGCTTCGGCCCACTCGGTCTGACCGAGGTGCACGCCACCGTGGCCGACGCCAACACGGCCTCCCTGGTGCTGCTGGAGCGGATCGGCTTCACCCATGTCCGGGACGTACGGGAGGACGACGGGAGCACGACCCGCGTGCTGACCCGGCCTCGGGATCCCGTCGCCTGA
- a CDS encoding DEAD/DEAH box helicase, protein MSISSSDRSVMPENDTNEIIDAEALVVTEAIEAAEADEIIEALEADVNTDESFEDSTTDFDDADADAEPSITFGDLGLPEGIVRKLAQNGVTAPFPIQAATIPDALAGKDILGRGRTGSGKTLSFGLPTLASLAGGHTEKKKPRAIILTPTRELAMQVADALQPYGDVLGLKMKVVCGGTSMSNQIYALERGVDVLVATPGRLRDIINRGACSLENVKIAVLDEADQMADLGFLPEVTELLDQIPGGGQRMLFSATMENEIGTLVKRYLSNPVTHEVDSAQGNVTTMTHHVLVVKPKDKAPVTAAIAARKGRTIIFVRTQLGADRIAEQLVEAGVKADALHGGMTQGARTRVLADFKDGYVNALVATDVAARGIHVDGIDLVLNVDPAGDHKDYLHRSGRTARAGKSGVVVSLALPHQRRQIFRLMEDAGVDASRHIVQGAGAFEPEVAEITGARSLTEVQADSANNAAKQAEREVAELTKQLERLSRRAVELREEADRLVARSARERGEDPEAAVAEVAEAAEAEVAAAAAAAAAELAAQERREEQRAQRDDRGNFERRDNRGGDRGGDRGGFRRDDRGDRGGRPSGGFNRDDRGGDRGGFRRDDRPSGGFRSGGDRPSGGFRSGGDRPSGGFNRDDRGGDRGGFRRDDRPSGGFRSGGDRPSGGFRRDDRPSGGFNRDDRGGDRGGFRRDDRPSGGFNRDDRSSGGFNRDDRPSGGFRSGGDRPSGGFRRDDRPSGGFRSGGGDRPYGRRDDHRPSGGSGSGSGSTGGFGGRRDDKPRWKRNG, encoded by the coding sequence ATGTCCATTTCCAGTTCTGACCGTTCCGTCATGCCCGAGAACGACACCAACGAGATCATCGACGCCGAGGCCCTTGTGGTCACCGAGGCGATCGAGGCCGCTGAGGCGGACGAGATCATCGAGGCTCTTGAGGCCGACGTGAACACCGACGAGTCCTTCGAGGACTCGACCACCGACTTCGACGACGCCGACGCGGACGCCGAGCCCTCGATCACCTTCGGCGACCTCGGTCTCCCCGAGGGCATCGTGCGCAAGCTCGCCCAGAACGGCGTCACCGCGCCCTTCCCGATCCAGGCCGCGACCATCCCGGACGCCCTGGCCGGCAAGGACATCCTCGGCCGTGGCCGTACCGGCTCCGGCAAGACCCTCTCCTTCGGTCTGCCGACCCTGGCCTCGCTGGCCGGCGGTCACACCGAGAAGAAGAAGCCCCGCGCGATCATCCTCACGCCGACCCGTGAGCTCGCCATGCAGGTCGCGGACGCGCTCCAGCCCTACGGCGACGTGCTCGGCCTGAAGATGAAGGTCGTCTGCGGCGGTACCTCCATGAGCAACCAGATCTACGCTCTGGAGCGCGGTGTCGACGTCCTCGTCGCCACCCCGGGCCGTCTGCGCGACATCATCAACCGTGGCGCCTGCTCCCTGGAGAACGTCAAGATCGCCGTCCTCGACGAGGCCGACCAGATGGCCGACCTGGGCTTCCTGCCCGAGGTCACCGAGCTGCTCGACCAGATCCCCGGCGGCGGCCAGCGCATGCTCTTCTCCGCCACCATGGAGAACGAGATCGGCACCCTGGTCAAGCGCTACCTGTCCAACCCCGTCACGCACGAGGTCGACAGCGCGCAGGGCAACGTCACGACCATGACGCACCACGTCCTCGTCGTGAAGCCGAAGGACAAGGCGCCGGTCACGGCCGCCATCGCCGCCCGTAAGGGCCGCACCATCATCTTCGTCCGCACCCAGCTGGGCGCCGACCGCATCGCCGAGCAGCTCGTCGAGGCCGGCGTGAAGGCCGACGCGCTGCACGGCGGCATGACGCAGGGTGCCCGTACCCGCGTCCTCGCCGACTTCAAGGACGGCTACGTCAACGCGCTCGTCGCCACCGACGTCGCCGCCCGCGGTATCCACGTCGACGGCATCGACCTGGTCCTGAACGTGGACCCGGCCGGCGACCACAAGGACTACCTGCACCGCTCGGGCCGTACCGCCCGCGCCGGCAAGTCCGGTGTCGTGGTCTCCCTCGCGCTGCCGCACCAGCGTCGCCAGATCTTCCGCCTGATGGAGGACGCGGGCGTCGACGCCTCGCGCCACATCGTCCAGGGCGCCGGCGCGTTCGAGCCGGAGGTCGCCGAGATCACCGGTGCGCGTTCGCTGACCGAGGTCCAGGCCGACTCCGCGAACAACGCCGCCAAGCAGGCCGAGCGCGAGGTCGCCGAGCTCACCAAGCAGCTGGAGCGCCTGTCGCGCCGCGCCGTGGAACTGCGCGAGGAGGCCGACCGCCTCGTCGCCCGTTCCGCCCGTGAGCGTGGCGAGGACCCGGAGGCCGCTGTCGCCGAGGTGGCCGAGGCCGCCGAGGCCGAGGTCGCGGCCGCTGCCGCCGCCGCTGCCGCCGAGCTGGCCGCGCAGGAGCGCCGCGAGGAGCAGCGCGCCCAGCGTGACGACCGTGGCAACTTCGAGCGTCGCGACAACCGTGGCGGCGACCGCGGTGGCGACCGTGGCGGCTTCCGCCGCGACGACCGCGGTGACCGCGGTGGCCGTCCGTCCGGTGGCTTCAACCGTGACGACCGTGGTGGCGACCGTGGTGGCTTCCGCCGCGACGACCGTCCGTCGGGTGGTTTCCGTTCCGGTGGCGACCGTCCGTCCGGTGGTTTCCGTTCCGGTGGCGACCGTCCGTCCGGTGGCTTCAACCGTGACGACCGTGGTGGCGACCGTGGTGGCTTCCGCCGCGACGACCGTCCGTCGGGTGGTTTCCGTTCCGGTGGCGACCGTCCGTCCGGTGGCTTCCGCCGCGACGACCGTCCGTCCGGTGGCTTCAACCGCGATGACCGTGGTGGCGACCGTGGTGGCTTCCGCCGCGACGACCGTCCCTCCGGCGGCTTCAACCGTGACGACCGCTCCTCGGGCGGCTTCAACCGCGACGACCGTCCCTCCGGTGGCTTCCGCTCCGGTGGCGACCGCCCGTCCGGTGGCTTCCGTCGTGACGACCGTCCCTCCGGTGGCTTCCGCTCCGGTGGCGGCGACCGCCCGTACGGCCGCCGTGACGACCACCGCCCGTCCGGTGGCTCCGGCTCCGGCTCCGGTTCCACCGGTGGCTTCGGTGGCCGTCGTGACGACAAGCCGCGCTGGAAGCGCAACGGCTGA